Proteins found in one Oribacterium sp. oral taxon 102 genomic segment:
- a CDS encoding PrpR N-terminal domain-containing protein: protein MANIALLVPNEEIFRQAHDVLQELKKRIDYMKIIETEAAVSEARRAIAQGAEIIIARGLQATIIKQYTDVPVVEIVQTRQGIADMLERAGRIVRKEEPQIALVMFRNMSCDTAGLGEQCGVRLREYYVQNPELLRESAVQAVSDKADLIIGGATALRAAEEAGLPSLYLANTEDAVAEAIMEAFRLADVFEGKGTKRGEAGGRHGVPRPSALREEPFVNFPYRSERMREAVETARRFAQTDCPKLLLEERGTLYHAFASAMHNHSRYGRERLLQYDCVEGESAYGALFGNGGLAQEAAKGTLQLNFIENLDPRSQKKLFQLLLLRNIIAVAKRPDYGDALLPELYERLRAFCIRIPSLSETPEDILYLAEVYLRAGMERYGKYLVMTKSAERALERLPWQGGRLQLESFLERLLLTAERRSIRDREVETLYYALYGEDSEAGLHAAREARERDTAADRERERLLTVLSENFGNREKTARQLGISKTTLWRKLREYKIV, encoded by the coding sequence ATGGCAAATATCGCGCTGCTGGTTCCGAACGAGGAGATATTCCGACAGGCTCATGATGTGCTGCAGGAGCTGAAGAAGCGTATCGATTATATGAAGATTATAGAGACAGAGGCAGCGGTATCCGAGGCGCGGCGGGCGATCGCGCAGGGCGCGGAGATTATCATAGCCCGCGGGCTGCAGGCGACAATCATCAAGCAGTATACAGATGTTCCGGTGGTGGAAATCGTGCAGACCCGGCAGGGAATCGCGGATATGCTGGAGCGCGCCGGACGAATCGTCAGGAAGGAGGAGCCGCAGATCGCGCTGGTGATGTTCCGGAATATGAGCTGCGATACGGCAGGGCTCGGGGAGCAGTGCGGCGTCCGCCTCCGCGAATACTATGTACAGAATCCGGAGCTGCTTCGGGAGTCCGCAGTGCAGGCGGTTTCGGACAAGGCAGATCTCATCATCGGCGGTGCCACGGCGCTGCGTGCCGCGGAGGAAGCGGGACTCCCCTCACTCTACCTCGCGAATACGGAGGATGCCGTCGCGGAGGCGATTATGGAGGCATTCCGTCTGGCGGATGTCTTCGAGGGGAAAGGGACGAAGAGAGGCGAGGCAGGCGGCCGGCACGGAGTGCCGCGGCCTTCCGCACTGCGGGAGGAGCCCTTCGTGAATTTCCCCTATCGGAGCGAAAGGATGCGGGAGGCAGTGGAGACAGCCAGGCGTTTCGCGCAGACCGACTGTCCGAAGCTGCTTCTCGAGGAGCGGGGAACGCTGTACCATGCCTTCGCGTCTGCGATGCACAACCATTCGCGGTATGGCAGGGAACGTCTGCTGCAATACGACTGCGTCGAGGGAGAGTCGGCATACGGAGCATTATTCGGGAACGGCGGGCTCGCGCAGGAGGCTGCAAAGGGGACTCTGCAGCTTAATTTCATTGAGAATCTGGATCCGCGCTCGCAGAAAAAGCTCTTTCAGCTTCTGCTGCTGCGAAACATCATCGCAGTAGCGAAGCGCCCGGACTACGGGGATGCATTGCTTCCGGAGCTCTACGAGAGGCTGCGCGCCTTCTGTATCCGGATTCCCTCCCTTTCGGAGACGCCGGAGGACATTCTCTATCTGGCGGAGGTCTATCTCAGAGCAGGGATGGAGCGCTATGGGAAATATCTCGTGATGACGAAAAGCGCGGAGCGGGCGCTGGAGCGCCTGCCATGGCAGGGAGGCAGGCTGCAGCTCGAGAGCTTTCTGGAGCGTCTGCTACTTACGGCAGAACGCCGGAGCATACGGGATCGGGAGGTCGAGACGCTGTACTACGCGCTGTATGGGGAAGACAGCGAGGCAGGGCTTCATGCGGCGAGGGAGGCACGGGAGCGGGATACCGCCGCGGACAGAGAGCGGGAGCGTCTTCTCACAGTGCTTTCGGAGAATTTCGGGAATCGGGAAAAGACCGCCCGGCAGCTCGGGATCTCGAAGACGACGCTGTGGAGAAAGCTCAGGGAATATAAGATAGTATAG
- a CDS encoding glycerate kinase family protein, which translates to MKLLFASDSFKGSLRSDRTIELLGRAAREVFGDCETDGVPVADGGEGTTEAVVKARNGEIIPVTVHGPLLETEHAFYGRLSETEAILEMAAASGLPMVPEEKRNPLYTSTYGTGELLKAALDAGYTDISIAIGGSATNDGGMGFASALGVRFYDAAGELLSGKGEELERVAHIDSSGLDPAVRRARFTVMCDVRNPLCGPDGATYTFGRQKGGTPEILERLERGMQNYRDVLIREFGVNPDEYPGTGAAGGLGAALQVFLHAEMKSGIETVLDLIGFDARLAGVDLVITGEGRTDWQSCFGKVMQGVGDRAKRRNVPVAALCGSLGREYERIYAHGIGSILTTVDGPMPLSAALENADELYYKGAVRMFRMIALGRQMRA; encoded by the coding sequence ATGAAGCTTTTATTTGCATCGGATTCGTTTAAGGGGAGTCTGCGCTCCGACAGAACCATCGAGCTCCTTGGCAGGGCGGCGAGGGAGGTCTTCGGAGACTGCGAGACCGACGGGGTACCGGTCGCTGACGGCGGAGAGGGGACGACGGAGGCGGTGGTCAAGGCAAGGAACGGAGAGATCATCCCGGTGACGGTGCACGGACCGCTGCTGGAGACGGAGCACGCCTTCTACGGCAGACTCTCGGAGACGGAGGCGATCCTCGAAATGGCGGCGGCATCGGGGCTTCCGATGGTGCCGGAGGAGAAGCGGAATCCGCTGTATACGAGTACCTATGGCACCGGAGAGCTGCTGAAGGCGGCGCTGGACGCCGGCTATACGGACATTTCCATCGCGATCGGCGGCTCTGCAACCAATGACGGCGGCATGGGCTTCGCCTCTGCGCTTGGTGTCCGCTTCTATGACGCGGCAGGAGAGCTGCTTTCCGGGAAGGGAGAGGAGCTGGAGAGAGTAGCGCACATTGACAGCAGCGGACTGGATCCGGCGGTGAGGCGTGCGCGCTTCACCGTGATGTGCGACGTGCGAAACCCGCTCTGCGGACCGGACGGCGCGACCTATACCTTCGGAAGGCAGAAGGGAGGGACGCCGGAGATCCTCGAGCGCCTGGAGAGGGGGATGCAGAACTATCGGGACGTCCTCATCCGGGAGTTCGGTGTGAATCCGGATGAATACCCGGGAACCGGCGCGGCAGGCGGACTCGGTGCTGCGCTGCAGGTCTTTCTCCATGCGGAGATGAAGTCCGGGATCGAGACGGTTCTGGATCTGATCGGCTTCGACGCGCGTCTTGCCGGCGTCGATCTGGTCATCACCGGCGAGGGCAGGACTGACTGGCAGAGCTGCTTCGGCAAGGTAATGCAGGGTGTGGGGGATCGCGCGAAGCGGCGGAATGTACCGGTGGCGGCGCTCTGCGGCTCCCTCGGCAGGGAGTATGAGAGGATCTACGCGCACGGCATCGGCTCTATCCTGACGACCGTAGACGGACCGATGCCTCTCTCGGCAGCGCTGGAAAATGCGGACGAGCTCTACTACAAGGGTGCGGTGCGGATGTTCCGTATGATCGCGCTGGGCAGGCAGATGAGGGCTTAA
- the thiD gene encoding bifunctional hydroxymethylpyrimidine kinase/phosphomethylpyrimidine kinase: MKTALSIAGSDCSGGAGIQADLKTMTMNGVFAMSAITALTAQNTTGVRAIHEVSPEFLRQQLDAVFEDIRPDAVKLGMLSSSVLIEVVAERLRFYRAENIVVDPVMVATSGAQLISAAAVETMKKELLPLATVLTPNIPEAEILSGQKISEEADMTDAARHISERYGCAVLCKGGHSVNDANDLLYTGGRAKWFYGRRIENPNTHGTGCTLSSAIAANLAKGCTLEEAVRKAKDYISAALSDMLDLGRGSGPMNHAFSLCGEFRD, from the coding sequence ATGAAAACAGCATTATCCATCGCCGGCAGCGATTGCAGCGGAGGGGCAGGGATCCAGGCGGATCTGAAGACAATGACCATGAACGGCGTTTTCGCCATGAGCGCAATCACGGCGCTGACGGCGCAGAACACGACCGGCGTGCGCGCGATCCACGAAGTCAGCCCGGAATTCCTGCGGCAGCAGCTCGACGCGGTATTCGAGGATATCCGTCCGGACGCGGTGAAGCTCGGGATGCTTTCCTCTTCTGTGCTGATTGAGGTCGTCGCGGAGCGGCTCCGCTTCTATCGGGCGGAGAATATCGTAGTGGATCCGGTGATGGTCGCGACCAGCGGCGCACAGCTCATTTCCGCTGCTGCGGTGGAAACGATGAAGAAGGAGCTGCTGCCGCTGGCGACGGTGCTGACGCCGAACATCCCGGAGGCGGAGATTCTCTCGGGACAGAAAATTTCGGAGGAAGCAGATATGACGGACGCGGCGCGTCACATCAGCGAGCGCTACGGCTGTGCGGTGCTGTGCAAGGGCGGGCACAGCGTGAACGACGCGAATGACCTGCTCTATACCGGGGGACGCGCAAAGTGGTTCTATGGCAGGCGGATCGAGAACCCCAATACCCACGGCACGGGCTGTACGCTGTCCAGCGCCATCGCCGCAAATCTCGCGAAGGGCTGCACGCTGGAGGAGGCTGTCAGGAAGGCGAAGGACTATATTTCCGCTGCGCTTTCGGACATGCTGGATCTGGGCAGGGGAAGCGGACCGATGAATCACGCGTTTTCGCTGTGCGGTGAATTCAGGGACTGA
- a CDS encoding aldo/keto reductase — protein MLHRVKLRNGTEAPAIGQGTWYLGENRAVRERELAGIRQGIGAGMTLLDTAEMYGNGAAESLLGEALRGMNREKLYLVSKVLPGNAGGTRMRRALAGSLSRMGVSELDLYLYHWRGQYPLSETVGRLEELRREGLIRAWGVSNFDIEDMEELWALPEGRHCLVNQVLYHTGSRGIEYSLLPWMREHEVALMSYCPLAQAGNLRRGLFENEVLREIAAAHQASVPEILLAWNIRDGHTIAIPRSSRPEHTLQNAAADRITLCEEELRAIDWAYPAPTRKQYLDMQ, from the coding sequence ATGCTGCACAGGGTGAAGCTGCGGAATGGGACAGAGGCTCCGGCGATCGGGCAGGGGACATGGTATCTGGGAGAGAACCGCGCTGTACGGGAGCGGGAGCTCGCGGGGATACGGCAGGGGATCGGCGCAGGGATGACGCTGCTCGATACCGCGGAGATGTATGGAAACGGCGCGGCGGAGTCGCTGCTCGGAGAAGCGCTGCGGGGTATGAACCGCGAGAAGCTTTACCTCGTCTCCAAGGTGCTGCCCGGAAATGCCGGAGGGACGCGGATGCGCCGCGCACTGGCCGGCAGCCTCTCCCGCATGGGGGTATCGGAGCTGGATCTCTACCTCTACCACTGGCGAGGGCAGTATCCGCTTTCGGAGACGGTGGGAAGGCTGGAGGAGCTGAGGCGGGAGGGGCTGATCCGCGCCTGGGGCGTCTCCAACTTTGACATCGAAGATATGGAGGAGCTGTGGGCGCTTCCGGAGGGACGGCACTGCCTCGTAAATCAGGTGCTGTATCACACCGGCTCCCGGGGCATCGAGTATTCGCTTCTGCCGTGGATGCGGGAGCACGAGGTGGCGCTGATGTCCTACTGTCCGCTGGCGCAGGCAGGGAATCTTCGCCGCGGGCTCTTCGAGAATGAGGTGCTGCGGGAAATCGCGGCGGCGCATCAGGCGAGCGTGCCGGAAATCCTCCTCGCGTGGAATATCCGGGATGGGCACACGATTGCGATTCCGCGCTCCTCTCGTCCGGAGCATACGCTGCAAAATGCTGCCGCCGACAGGATCACATTGTGCGAAGAGGAGCTTCGCGCCATCGACTGGGCGTACCCTGCGCCGACCCGAAAGCAGTATCTGGATATGCAGTGA
- the tenA gene encoding thiaminase II, whose protein sequence is MKLSKRLYACAQTLWPRYLQHPFVREMAEGTLPVEKFRFYMLQDSIYLRDYMKILAAILLKSDDFEEMRFLCGEMSNTIEETFRTHIPYMKQLGIPEAELRETAAHIDNSAYTQYMLCTAQAGDVLTGLVLLLNCSWSYAYIAEKMAERYAGAVGRESYSAWFSAYLSVSYRQANQALIDRIDGMAGDIREERVRQLCEIFEKCCLFELRFWDAVYAGKNDTERF, encoded by the coding sequence ATGAAGCTTTCGAAGAGACTCTATGCGTGCGCGCAGACACTCTGGCCGCGTTATTTACAGCACCCCTTTGTCAGGGAGATGGCGGAGGGAACGCTGCCGGTCGAGAAGTTCCGCTTCTATATGCTGCAGGACTCCATTTATCTGAGAGACTACATGAAGATCCTCGCGGCGATCCTCCTTAAATCCGATGATTTTGAGGAGATGCGCTTCCTGTGCGGGGAAATGTCGAATACGATCGAGGAGACCTTTCGGACGCATATCCCGTATATGAAGCAGCTCGGCATTCCGGAAGCAGAGCTTCGGGAAACGGCTGCGCATATCGATAACAGCGCCTATACGCAGTATATGCTCTGTACGGCGCAGGCGGGCGACGTGCTGACCGGGCTGGTTCTTCTTTTGAACTGTTCCTGGAGCTATGCCTATATCGCGGAAAAAATGGCGGAGCGCTATGCCGGGGCAGTCGGGAGGGAGAGCTACAGCGCGTGGTTTTCGGCTTACCTTTCCGTATCGTACCGGCAGGCAAACCAGGCGCTCATTGACAGGATCGACGGAATGGCGGGGGACATCCGTGAGGAGAGGGTGCGGCAGCTCTGTGAAATCTTCGAGAAATGCTGCCTTTTCGAACTGCGCTTCTGGGACGCGGTATATGCAGGGAAGAATGATACTGAACGATTTTGA
- the thiE gene encoding thiamine phosphate synthase codes for MRCQRENMLLYAVTDRAWVGKQSLPEQVECALRGGVTCVQLREKQLDEQAFFQEALEMKRLCRKYHVPFLIDDNVELAIRCGADGVHVGQSDMNAGKVRSLIGDGMLLGVSVQTVEQALAAQDAGADYLGVGAVFATSTKQDAEAVSHEALRRICAAVQIPVVAIGGIGQGNILELSGTGVDGVAVVSAIFGAEDIESSCRALSALSRKMVGK; via the coding sequence ATGCGCTGTCAGAGAGAGAATATGCTGCTCTATGCGGTGACGGATCGGGCGTGGGTCGGGAAACAGAGTCTGCCGGAGCAGGTGGAATGCGCGCTCAGGGGCGGCGTGACCTGTGTCCAGCTTCGGGAAAAGCAGCTGGACGAGCAGGCATTTTTTCAGGAGGCGCTGGAAATGAAGCGGCTGTGCCGGAAATATCACGTCCCCTTCCTTATTGATGATAATGTGGAGCTTGCCATACGGTGCGGTGCGGACGGCGTGCATGTGGGGCAGTCCGATATGAATGCAGGGAAGGTGCGCAGTCTGATAGGAGACGGCATGCTCCTCGGCGTTTCCGTACAGACGGTGGAGCAGGCGCTCGCCGCGCAGGATGCCGGCGCAGATTATCTGGGTGTCGGCGCGGTATTTGCCACCTCCACCAAGCAGGACGCGGAGGCGGTTTCCCATGAGGCGCTTCGGCGGATCTGCGCGGCCGTACAGATCCCGGTGGTGGCGATCGGCGGCATCGGACAGGGGAATATTCTGGAGCTCTCGGGAACCGGGGTGGATGGTGTCGCCGTCGTATCCGCCATTTTCGGTGCGGAGGATATCGAGTCCTCCTGCAGGGCGCTTTCGGCGCTTTCACGGAAAATGGTGGGGAAATGA
- the metG gene encoding methionine--tRNA ligase, giving the protein MEKKPYYITTAIAYASGKPHIGNTYEIVLADAIARFKRFEGYDVRFQTGTDEHGQKIEEKAAAAGVTPKEYVDRVAAEIRTIWDMMNTSYDRFIRTTDPDHEKQVQKIFRKMYDRGDIYKGAYEGWYCTPCESFWTDSQLADGRCPDCGRPVQKAQEEAYFFRMSKYADRLMRHIEEHPEFIQPVSRKNEMVNNFLKPGLQDLCVSRTSFKWGIPVDFDPKHVVYVWLDALSNYATGLGFDVDGNSDALFEKYWPADLHLIGKDIIRFHTLYWPIFLMSLGLPLPKQVFGHPWLLTAAGKSEEGVKMSKSRGNVIYADDLVRLFGVDAVRFFVIHEMPFENDGVISWELMAERYNSMLANILGNLVKRTISMSNKYFGGVVTNAGISEPVDAELRETVLAAVRTAAARMEELRVADALTAVFEIFRRANKYIDETEPWVLAREEERLPRLQTVLYQLTEAITIGASLLSSFMPETSEAILSELHASARKLSELDRFGLYPSGNKVSAEPETLFERKQLSEVLAAAEKLSEQQSIGSQTEAAGSRETSETEMPSGIGEDGDVLPDRNAVVLPAKPELGYEDFEKLQFRVGKILHAEEVKKSKKLLLFRVQVGTEIRQILSGIKSSYRPEELVGRRVMVLCNLKPRMIAGFESQGMILSAEDAEGRLSVMTPERAMPAGAEIC; this is encoded by the coding sequence ATGGAAAAGAAGCCTTATTACATTACGACAGCGATTGCCTATGCCTCCGGCAAGCCGCACATTGGCAATACCTATGAGATTGTGCTGGCGGATGCCATCGCGCGCTTCAAGCGCTTCGAGGGCTATGACGTGCGTTTCCAGACAGGCACCGATGAGCATGGGCAGAAGATCGAGGAGAAGGCGGCGGCAGCCGGCGTGACGCCGAAGGAATATGTGGATAGGGTTGCCGCAGAGATCCGGACGATCTGGGATATGATGAATACCTCCTACGACCGCTTCATCCGGACGACCGACCCGGATCACGAGAAGCAGGTGCAGAAGATCTTCCGGAAGATGTATGACAGGGGGGACATCTACAAGGGCGCCTATGAGGGCTGGTACTGTACGCCCTGCGAGTCCTTCTGGACAGATTCGCAGCTGGCGGACGGCAGATGTCCGGACTGCGGGCGGCCGGTGCAGAAGGCGCAGGAGGAGGCGTATTTCTTCAGAATGTCGAAATATGCGGATCGTCTGATGCGGCACATTGAAGAGCATCCGGAGTTTATCCAGCCGGTTTCCCGCAAGAACGAGATGGTGAACAATTTCCTGAAGCCGGGGCTGCAGGATCTCTGTGTTTCGAGAACCTCCTTCAAATGGGGAATCCCCGTGGATTTCGATCCGAAGCACGTCGTATATGTCTGGCTGGATGCGCTCAGCAATTACGCGACCGGGCTGGGATTCGATGTAGACGGCAATTCCGACGCACTTTTCGAGAAATACTGGCCGGCAGACCTGCATCTGATCGGCAAGGACATTATCCGCTTCCATACGCTCTACTGGCCGATCTTCCTGATGAGCCTCGGGCTTCCGCTGCCGAAGCAGGTTTTCGGGCATCCATGGCTCCTGACCGCTGCAGGGAAGTCGGAGGAGGGCGTGAAGATGTCGAAGTCCCGGGGTAATGTCATTTATGCGGATGACCTTGTGCGTCTCTTCGGGGTGGATGCCGTGCGCTTCTTCGTGATCCATGAGATGCCCTTCGAGAATGACGGCGTGATTTCATGGGAGCTGATGGCAGAGCGCTACAATTCCATGCTCGCCAACATTCTCGGGAACCTCGTGAAGCGGACGATCTCCATGAGCAACAAGTATTTCGGCGGCGTTGTCACGAACGCCGGCATTTCCGAGCCGGTGGATGCGGAGCTTCGGGAGACGGTGCTCGCGGCAGTGCGGACCGCTGCAGCAAGGATGGAGGAGCTTCGGGTTGCCGATGCGCTGACTGCGGTATTCGAGATCTTCCGCCGTGCTAACAAGTACATCGATGAGACCGAGCCGTGGGTGCTTGCCCGTGAGGAGGAGAGGCTGCCGCGGCTTCAGACGGTGCTGTACCAGCTGACCGAGGCGATCACGATCGGTGCTTCGCTGCTTTCCAGCTTCATGCCGGAGACCAGTGAGGCGATCCTGTCGGAGCTCCATGCATCCGCGCGGAAGCTGTCGGAGCTTGACCGCTTCGGACTTTATCCCTCCGGCAATAAGGTTTCGGCAGAACCGGAGACGCTGTTCGAGCGGAAGCAGCTTTCCGAGGTGCTCGCAGCGGCAGAGAAGCTTTCAGAGCAGCAGAGCATCGGATCGCAGACGGAAGCGGCAGGGAGCAGGGAGACATCGGAGACGGAGATGCCGTCCGGGATCGGAGAGGATGGCGACGTGCTGCCGGATCGAAACGCGGTTGTGCTTCCGGCGAAGCCGGAGCTTGGCTATGAGGACTTCGAGAAGCTTCAGTTCCGCGTGGGTAAGATCCTGCATGCGGAGGAGGTGAAGAAGTCAAAGAAGCTGCTCCTCTTCAGAGTGCAGGTCGGCACGGAGATCCGGCAGATCCTCTCCGGGATCAAGTCCTCCTATCGGCCGGAGGAGCTGGTCGGCAGACGCGTGATGGTACTCTGCAATCTGAAGCCGCGTATGATCGCGGGCTTCGAGTCGCAGGGCATGATCCTCAGCGCGGAGG
- a CDS encoding PPC domain-containing DNA-binding protein yields MEYRRFGQQLVVRIDRGEELMTELRTLCGRERIRLAAVSGLGAADYVDMGLYDVEKQEYQGITLEQPLEITSLTGSVTEEDGKPYLHLHINVADASGRAYGGHLRECRIGGTCELFLTEAAGHVSRRADWFSGTGLKLYDFS; encoded by the coding sequence ATGGAATACAGAAGATTCGGGCAGCAGCTGGTCGTCAGGATTGATCGCGGTGAGGAGCTCATGACAGAGCTCCGCACGCTTTGCGGAAGGGAGCGGATCCGTCTTGCGGCTGTCAGCGGGCTGGGCGCCGCGGACTATGTGGATATGGGACTCTATGATGTGGAAAAGCAGGAATATCAGGGGATTACCCTGGAGCAGCCGCTGGAGATCACCTCGCTGACCGGCAGCGTAACGGAGGAGGACGGGAAGCCCTATCTGCATCTCCACATCAATGTGGCGGACGCCTCGGGCAGGGCATACGGCGGGCATCTCAGGGAATGCCGTATCGGCGGCACCTGCGAGCTCTTCCTGACAGAGGCGGCAGGCCATGTTTCCCGAAGAGCGGACTGGTTCTCCGGGACAGGACTGAAGCTCTATGATTTTTCGTGA
- a CDS encoding class I SAM-dependent DNA methyltransferase yields the protein MTKQKFDGYAAQYDAWFMENENLFRSELRLLRRALGEIEGRRVLSVGCGSGLFESMIDCSGIEGIEPSRDMGTIAEKRGVHLLGYLAIEEAQLERNAYDVIYLNGSSSYMEDLPRAFSICRRALKKGGRFISLDVPKESAFGFMYLLAKNVGSFRHPDLIDVMPGLPYPLELCSAGVWHSTEEKIGVLRALGFHDFTFYQTLLRNPMYTNEEAEEVVEGYRSGGYVAIIAEK from the coding sequence ATGACGAAGCAGAAGTTTGATGGCTATGCAGCGCAGTATGATGCCTGGTTTATGGAGAATGAAAACCTGTTCCGGAGTGAGCTCAGGCTCCTCAGGAGGGCACTGGGTGAGATCGAGGGGCGGCGGGTGCTCTCGGTCGGCTGCGGGAGCGGTCTGTTCGAGAGCATGATTGATTGCAGCGGCATCGAGGGCATCGAGCCGTCCCGGGATATGGGCACTATCGCGGAGAAGCGCGGCGTGCATCTCCTTGGCTATCTTGCGATTGAGGAAGCGCAGCTGGAGCGGAATGCCTACGATGTGATCTATCTGAACGGCAGCTCCAGTTATATGGAGGATCTCCCGCGTGCCTTCTCGATCTGCAGGAGGGCGCTGAAAAAGGGCGGACGGTTCATCTCACTGGATGTCCCCAAGGAGAGCGCCTTCGGCTTCATGTATCTGCTGGCGAAGAATGTCGGAAGCTTCCGTCATCCGGATCTCATAGATGTGATGCCGGGTCTTCCGTATCCGCTGGAGCTGTGCAGCGCGGGCGTATGGCATTCCACCGAGGAGAAGATCGGCGTGCTGAGGGCGCTCGGCTTCCATGATTTCACATTTTATCAGACGCTCCTCAGGAATCCCATGTATACCAACGAAGAGGCGGAGGAGGTAGTCGAGGGCTACCGGAGCGGAGGCTATGTCGCGATCATCGCAGAGAAGTAA
- the rsmI gene encoding 16S rRNA (cytidine(1402)-2'-O)-methyltransferase, giving the protein METGTLYICATPIGNLEDITLRVLRCLREADLIAAEDTRNSLRLLNHFEIRTPMTAYHEFNKYDKARALVQELLRGKNIAIITDAGTPCISDPGEELVRQAAEAGVPITSLPGPAAVVTALTLSGLSTRRFAFEAFLPQDKKERARILAELREESRTILLYEAPHHLRQTLRELSDVLGGTRRLTLCRELTKRHEEVLRTTLTEAVERYRIEEPRGEYVLALEGKSLRERRAEAIRSWENVPLCEHIERYRSQGMSEMDAMKAAAKDRGVSKREIYKEWKSRRA; this is encoded by the coding sequence ATGGAAACCGGAACTCTGTATATCTGCGCAACTCCGATCGGAAATCTGGAGGACATCACTCTCCGGGTACTGCGCTGTCTCCGGGAGGCGGATCTGATTGCGGCGGAGGACACCAGAAATTCGCTCCGGCTCCTGAACCACTTCGAGATCCGGACGCCGATGACGGCATACCACGAATTCAATAAATACGACAAGGCGCGCGCCCTCGTACAGGAGCTTCTGAGGGGAAAGAATATCGCGATCATCACCGACGCGGGCACGCCCTGCATTTCCGACCCCGGCGAGGAGCTGGTCCGGCAGGCGGCGGAGGCAGGCGTCCCGATCACGAGCCTCCCCGGTCCCGCAGCGGTCGTCACCGCTCTGACCCTTTCCGGTCTCAGCACACGCCGCTTCGCCTTCGAGGCATTTCTGCCGCAGGATAAAAAGGAGCGCGCCCGCATCCTCGCGGAGCTTCGGGAGGAGAGCCGCACGATACTGCTCTATGAAGCGCCCCACCACCTCCGGCAAACACTCCGGGAGCTCTCCGACGTCCTCGGCGGAACGCGCCGCCTTACCCTCTGCCGCGAGCTCACGAAGCGTCATGAGGAGGTGCTCCGCACCACGCTTACCGAAGCCGTCGAGAGATACCGCATTGAGGAGCCGCGCGGAGAATATGTGCTGGCGCTTGAGGGGAAATCCCTGCGGGAGCGCCGCGCGGAGGCGATCCGAAGCTGGGAAAATGTGCCGCTTTGCGAGCATATCGAGCGCTACCGCTCTCAGGGTATGTCTGAAATGGATGCCATGAAGGCGGCGGCAAAAGATCGCGGCGTCTCGAAGCGCGAGATCTATAAGGAATGGAAAAGCCGGCGCGCTTAA
- a CDS encoding HAD family hydrolase, producing MIRGAIFDADGTLLDSMPVWDTLAEDYLRSLGIEPAEKLSERFRSFSLEQSAAYYRTVYRVSLRTEEIVDGVKRMLAAFYRERAPLKPGAAEFLRELRENGIGLCIATATDRKLIEAALSRLGLSELFSGIFTCASVGKSKEEPDIYRAAQERLGTDKKDTWVFEDAYHAAETAKRDGFSVAAVFDPSEKRQEQLCRISDVYIRAFREWLPFRAESFC from the coding sequence ATGATCCGGGGCGCCATTTTCGATGCGGATGGGACGCTGCTTGATTCCATGCCGGTTTGGGATACCCTCGCGGAGGACTACCTTCGTTCTCTCGGGATCGAGCCGGCGGAGAAGCTGAGCGAGAGATTCAGATCCTTCAGTCTGGAGCAATCCGCAGCGTATTACCGCACGGTATATAGGGTGAGCTTACGTACAGAGGAGATCGTGGACGGTGTGAAGCGAATGCTCGCGGCGTTCTATCGGGAGAGGGCGCCGTTGAAGCCCGGTGCCGCCGAATTTCTGCGGGAGCTCAGAGAAAACGGGATCGGGCTGTGCATCGCGACTGCGACGGATCGGAAGCTGATAGAGGCGGCGCTTTCCCGTCTCGGGCTAAGCGAATTGTTTTCTGGTATTTTCACCTGTGCCTCCGTCGGGAAAAGCAAGGAAGAGCCGGATATTTACCGCGCGGCACAGGAGCGGCTCGGGACGGATAAAAAGGATACTTGGGTTTTCGAAGACGCATATCACGCGGCAGAGACTGCAAAGAGGGACGGCTTTTCCGTCGCGGCGGTCTTCGATCCCTCGGAGAAGCGGCAGGAGCAGCTATGCCGCATTTCGGACGTTTATATTCGAGCCTTCCGGGAATGGCTTCCGTTTCGCGCGGAAAGCTTTTGCTGA